The Leptidea sinapis chromosome Z, ilLepSina1.1, whole genome shotgun sequence genomic sequence cctggtgagcgataccttcaagcctgcatctcagaaagagtccaatacggtggaggcagtgtacatgtttgggctggcatatcttcagaaggtcgcacagagctagtagccatagaaaatggcaccctcactgggcaaagatatgctcaagagattctcaatgagtatgcagggccgtatttagcaaatatgggttatggatcgatgctgaagcatgataatgcccggccacacacggctcatatcgtacaaagTATATTCAGGaagtcggtatcagcgtgatggcttggccatcaagaagtcctgatctcaacccgattgaacacgcctgggatgagcttgggaggctagtcagaaatcgcagaccaccacctactaccctcagggcactaaagcaggccctggtagaagaatgggagaatattccccaacattggctccgaaacctagtgttcagtatgccaaaccggcttgAAGCTgtaatcaattaaaaattaaataacatgtaatacattttaattgattttttttacactaaactaaaaatgtctattttcattgttttatcctttttaagttaaaaatgttactaatgtataattttagtttctaagaattaaagcctataaaattttcaacaaaacgtttttaatcttaaatctctaccttctatagttaagaaaaaaatttaatttgaaaagtgtgatacttacttttgcaggccagtgtatattgtcaaagctgtgatattaaaatttcacttgtgatattataatttaccatCTTCTAACTTCATTTCATACGCTCCAatgtttattatcattttttgaagattgcgtatgaaaaaaaataccaaaaattacGCTCAACGTCTCATACTGCTTAtatcatttgtaatatattacatagtgaaattgtaatatcacggctttaaCAATATACCTGCTACAGATATAAAAATTTGGTCAATATGGGTAATGCTAACATcaaaccatgccgctaatttTTTGACAGTTTGATACGACTCAGCTTCTACCATCGCATCAATTCATCATTATTTACTTTGTGACTGGTTCTCCTCGGGTTTCATTCTTATAATCGAAGTTTCCAATACTGAAGCCATAATTCACGCACGGTGATTTCATTAGACGTATTCTCTCCAAAAACAGCATTACTATTGCAAGCATTATATGCTGCGTTAGTCTCAAGCCTGAacttgtattgaaaaattctctTTTATTTTGGCTAAAGGATATTAGGGGAAccataaaaaagttataaatatcaaaagcCGTGAATGTGCACTtttacttattgaaaataaaagttatacttatttaatatttactaaaatttatggacgacgTGGGATTCAAATCCGCGCTTCTCTTTATCATCACATATGGTCAGGAAATCCCTTAAAAAGTAACAAACTgaataaaagttatattaaatCGCCAATGGGTGAATTTGCAGGCCTCATTTGTATAGAGTTTGACTATCCTGTCGAGAGTTGTGCCTATTCAGACATATTCTGGAAAAGAACGAatgagttttaaattttttacaagatatAATCTTGTTTCACAGAAAATTTTCTTAAACAAAGCTACAATTTACTCGTTACTCACCGAGGAATGTCCGAAACGTTTCTAGAATATTTCAGTTTGGGGTATATGAGATAAATTACGGAGAGTAAACGTTAACAGAATATTTAAGTCTTGGAATAATCAGATACTCTATTATGGTAAGCGGTACGAAGaataaatcttaaaaaagttatagatgattttataaaactgAAATGGAATTCAAGTATAAGTTTTAGAATGTTACTTAATGGATTCGATTCTCGATGGAAAAGAACATATCTATAGTAAGCCTCGTAAAATGCATAATAATTGGAatcaggtatttttttaaatatccccTTTTATAAAAGTTCCGATCTAATACTAAATTCTGTAATGAGTGCTACCAATTATTGTGAGACACTTTCTTACGAAATTTGTTTGCCTTTAGATCGCTATTTTGTTGTTCTTTTTGACGCCATGAAGGAGTATTCAATCATTCTTTCATGACATCCTTTTCTCTTCATCAGGCTCTCTTATCTCATCCAACAGCATTGCTGAGTCACTAACTTCTTTTGTAAAATGTTAACAAGgtcttatttattttgttttgcgaacgaaagaatttaaaattaaaactttcaagtatttttacatATAGACTGATGTCTTGGatattaccacagagtaggggaTAGATACTTACGTTTTTTACGGTGGGGCAGTATGGATCAAGGATCAATTTTTGGTGCGTTCCTTACTTTTTTATACTAATGTATCGCAACAAAATGAAAAACGGACTAATATTCAGCCTTCTGCGACTAAATATATATCAGAATTGTTCAGTCTATAAAATCATTTGTCTTTAATACTTTTTTCACATTGAATCATTATAGAGAGAATACAACGAATTTTTCTAACGAATTGTAAATAATCTATATTAaagcaaaacaaaatattttatattttaatttgagtaaGTATACCTCCAGCCAAATCCACACAAGTCTCAGGTTGTCGCGCAGTGTAATGCAATTGGCGTTGAGTCCCAGTATGTTACTGCTTGAGTCATTTTGTATTGCATTCTTACGCAGATCATATTGACACTCTTAATGGAGGATAATGATGTATACATGAGCTGGATAGACGAAGGAGTAACGAAAGCTGATGTCCTAGTTAAAAGTACTTtcaatcaataaattaaatatgtgaatAGTTAACTAATACAATCcgatgattaaataaaaaaaataccccaCAATAcctaaaacatattatattgtaaatggaGCAGGCACACTCATGCATTGTCGGCCTAACAGAATATTACGCAACACCCAGCGTAACTGTCGTAAGGCAATCCTTTTTTTCCATTTTATGGTTcacttaaagaaaaaattaaaaaatctattttgcCTGCTTGTCAAAACAAACTCTAAACTAAACTCTCTTCTACTAAAGTTCACAGGGGTTCACAGCGTACCATTACAACTTGAGAAAAATAGCAGGAAGCGCCGCccattacaatttttatatgcCGCCTATAGAAGTTATTGCAAAAATAAGGAAAAGATACACGAACTGCGGCCTCAGCGTCAAATAGTAATTCAACACCCTTACATTTGTGCCCCGTCAGAATATATGTTactcaaataatattacaaacaatACAACAATAATACGCTACGTTGTGACCTGACTTTGTCTGTAAGAACTGTAATATAACGCAACtcaaaatgaaacaaaactGGCAATTCTCAAGTGAAAATTCTTAAGGAATAAATGCAAAGTAGAAGGAAAAGCTGAAAACACGGACAAGAATGAACCAGAATTTGATGCACCGATATGtaatatttaccagtggaaggctcctttgcacaggaagccagtaagattatgggtacaacaacggcgcctatttcgtgccgtcaagcagtaatgtgtaaacattactgtgttttggtctgaagggtgccgtagctagtaaaattactgggcaaatgagacttaacatcttatgtctcaaagtgacgagcgcaattgtatcgccgcttaaaatttttgggtttctcaagcatcctgagcggcactttattgaaatgagtagggcgtatcaactaccatcagctgaacgtcctgctcgtctcgttccttattttcattaaaaaaaagaaacatgtGAAAGTATGTAAGTCTCAGAGGCTAATATGGGCGTGCTTACTGGAAGGAATGCGTGATACTAAAGTTGTCTAAAGGATTTCCAATTTGATGCCGCAATAAAAAAGACCCCGAGGCAGGCCTAGAATGCGTTTATAAAATAGACCTGAGAAGGATTAGAAGTGAACATCTTGGAGGAGAGAAGCCTTTGACAGAAATCGAAGACACACAACAAATCGCTATAGCTCTGAAGGAtgtatcaaaaaataacaacacTCTTAAAtcgatttttaattattgtagatAATGATTGAGTAGCCTGCTTggtattataaattttgtaccTATATTTGACgtgaacgctcctgtgattcctctggtgttgcaagagattgtgggcggcggcgatcacttaacaacaggtgacccgtacgctcgtttgtccttctattccataaaaaaaaagaatataaatattttatacgagAAATGAAAGGAACCCGAAAATTCGCCACATGTTAcatcatacaaattaaaatttgtgtaACAGTTTTGGTTTGATCTCAATCTTAATGTAATTGCGACGCTTTCcgatgttaaaaataaattaatgaaaggaGATCAACAAGATACTTACGTGTGGaattttacacaaaattaaatgcaaatttgattttataatgtTCATATTATCGTTGCTTAAATCTGAATGTTCGGATGATGATCACTACTTATCTaacatatctttatatatatatatatatatatatatatatataaagatatgttagatacatatatatatatatatataattaatttttttgacattttttttaaatttgtttgattatgagtcagaattaaaaaatacatacaacttcaaattttcacccatctaagatcaacagttacttttgtatcgcgattttaataacggcgatacaacgtttgctgggtcagctagtatgatacatatttatatgataGATGTAACATATCCTTGTTTATGAGTTTCTATTGCATGGCATTCATGTGatagtgttttaatgttgaGCTGATTTGGaagatacttttttttttaaatggaatttTAATTCTGATATTAGAATTCATTAGCAATCGAAAGTATGCCTTGAATCTGTAGGCGTCCACGTAGCGATTTTGATATTTGCAAAAGCAAATCATTAATCAAGGTTCAAAAAGGATCTTTTGATGCACTGAACACATggtgaataattattttaccattGTACTGATCTGTTTATGAAACAGGAACGACATCGAAATCAAACAAGGCTAGACTAGCAAGACACCACACATAATtactatacagggtgtcccaaagttatgggacatgaagggaaagtaccttaaatatcgaagataggctattttactgaaagaagactttatgttatttttaaaagttagtaattctgcattcaaagattttcttaaaattacttgcctcgtctgggaatcgaaccgacataaatgtaaaaaaaaaaacacccctattCTTACGATGctaatcgaaagaatggccaaaaactaataacacttcttaagtaacatagtattttaaaagaaaggaacaacgttaaatgaatgttttcctacttggattggtacgaatggaccgattagatggcccgCCAGATCCCAGAActttacaccattagatttcttcttttggggatatgtgAAATATATGCTATATAAAAAGTAACGTACTTGGGTGAAACTCCTAAAATCGAATACAGATTACGTCACTGGGCGTTACGTAAAGACATCGCTTCAATGAGTGTCCTCTACGGATAGTGTTGCGATgagaattccacctttgcataTACGCCATATACTAGGATATTATACTCAAGGATGTGTGGTGTTCTTCCATAGTGCGGTTTACAAGAAGCTTTCTGCCACATTCAACCAAACTAGTATGAGCTTTCTTGCCCGGTGTTTTGATGAGCATTTGACACAGGTACCTTCAAGTATGTACACTATAATTGGGGCTATATTTCACGGGGATACCACGGTCCGTAAGCTGatacgcgtccgagctggtcacTAAATTGGTTGCAAAGCAAACGGACACCAGGTACCTGtctatttatgaaaataagggacgagacgagcaggacgttcagatggtaattgatacgccgtacccattacaatgcagtgccgctcaggattcttgaaaaacccataaattctgtgcggcactacatttgcgctcgtcaccttaagacatgttaagtctcttttgcccagtaatttcactagctacggcgcccttcagatcgaacacattactgcttcacggcagaaacaggcgcagttgtggtacccataatctagccggcttcctgtgcaaaggagcctcccactggtacagaGCTGTATCGGTCTGCTGGTATCGGTGACTGGTTGCGCCAActtggtgtcccggtgaaatatgtTAATACCTAAGAGGCTGGAAACTCTCCTATAAATCATCTGGTATTACGAGAGACTGTGGGTGATGAGGTGTCCCTTAAGGGTGCCAGTCGTCTTCTTGCTTAAAACTGTAACAGGACAAAGAAGGGACAGGATACTTATATGggataatcataaaattatcttcaGGTTGAGGGAAGTCCACGAGTGACGTCACACATTGTGTTTTACTTTCATTTTCGAATATTTCCTTTTCGAGTCACGTCGGCCATCGACAATGCGGGCGTGCTCGCGTCATTGCACACTTACAAATGTAAATAATACCCCAGATATCTTTAAGGAAACATTACTTTGCAaccaaatgtatattttatacgaAATTTATATTTCGTAACAATCATCATGTATTTCTAGCATTGCTCACAAGTGGacacttttctttatttttttatcagcaATAATGGATAATAAGCATTATAATCTTATCTATCTTCTCTTTGGCCGTCGTCTCAGTTTACTTCAACTCCCAAAACTATAAATATGGTGATGATTTGTTAGATAAGCCGGTTGATaaataagaattttatttacttcaatCAATACAATTGGTTATGTATTTCATGTATCTTATACATGGTTGCagtgattttattgaaaattactaCATGGTAAATATAATGGCGAAAACcccataaattatataattttaactgttctGGAGTTTGAAATATGTCAGATGTTTCCAAAATCCGCAGCAAAGATAAAACATGAGTACCAGTTCCTATGACTACCATTACTGAAAACCTTTGTATGAACTGAAACTGTGAAGCTTTTAGTCATTTTTTATGCATAAAGCTTTTATAGCGCAAAAGTTTCACAAAAGGTCGTACGAAGGCATTTGAACACAATGGCTCTACAGAATTTCTTAGTCATGCATGTCGTGGTATGTAGACTATATCAAGATTTGCTATGTAACATAACAAGgaccaataaataataatagttcaaAGATACGTAAAGGCGTAATATTCTCGCAGATGGCAGTGTTACAAAATCTTTTCTGGTAGAAGTAATATGACGATAGAGCccaaatttataagtaaaaatattgtgaCTTTTCATCTTTTTGGTcaaaacaatgatttttatcattattttcgaTATAGATAAAACGATTTAATTCAAATAGGCTCTATAAGGTACAAATCAGTCTTAACAGTCTCCTTTCTGATAAAATCCCAGTCGGCTCGTATCATTTagtgatttattataattttgtgattATGATTATCTTATGGAGCACACTCATTATTGCTATTTCTttataagagacaaaattagaGCAGTTAGAGTTTAATGCGTCATTTCTATTAGTTCGGAGAGctgttttgataaaataaattactttttttaattaccaTGCTTTGGGAGTAGGAGGGTAGGTAGTACGAACGAATCGTATAGGACAAATCATGGTTAATATCGAGGACCGGAAAAACAATTTGGCTCTcttaaatttggaaacaaaataaaattacgtcATTGCAAAACCATGTATGGGATTGCTGATTATGTAATTTCGAATAACCACACCCAACTCTGACCGGATAATCGGCAGGGTGCCAATTCAAAAGCGCGTACCCTGTCCTTCCTTAGCTGTATTGATTGAGGTGTTCTGTCCCTTTTAACGTTTCTAAAGAACTTTTCGATGCGTCCTAATATGTTAAACTCTGTTAGAAATGGAGTTTGTTATATGatagaattaattaatagtcccaagaaatatgatttaaaaaaatgattaaaaaaatgatctttgtttcattttaaatatttttatagatgaaaaacgaaattgaaatatttttaaggaaGCACCTGTATTTCCTTTTCGTCAGTAGTAAGTTAAATTCCCCTACTGTTGTTTTGTTAATATCGAAAACATACATGTATAAAGATAGCCTTACTGAGCAATAAGTCATCATCTTGCATGTACATTACATCAACATAATAAAAACCTATATGGTAACAATGATGAAATATTCGAACTCATTAGCGACCGACACTAGCccgataaaattttaaagtatgTTTCGTCATCAATCCGTTAAATGAATTGGTTTATGTAATTTGTCTACATATTAGTGAATTATACGAAAGTTTGATTACATTGACGATTCATTAAAATAGCTGTTAAGCGAGAATTGCTTGGTAAAGAGAGAATTGGAAGGCGCCGCGCGTCCTCTGCCTTTAAATTCGAATGTGGAAGTCAATCCGATCGTCGCACCAGTTGGCCAATATTACGCAATCCTGCATGTTTCCTACAGCCAATTCCATTGTAACAATTCCAATTTTATATCCAAGCTTATATTACGTATGATCGAGAACGAGAAAGGAGTTTGTGAAGCCGGTAGAAATCAATGACCGATATTATACACTGCCAGATTTGACTTTCACGACCACTTACAGAAGTTACAAAATATTACCTTCACGTGAGATTACAAAGACATTGttgcattaaaatttttattaaaaaaataaaaaagctattcatAATACAAATCCGTAACAGTCGCAGTAAAATACTTTCATGAAACAACTATAACACTGTGCGCAAATAACAAGTAAAGatgacaaaatttaaaaataatatcaaacaaattatgatttctatcAGAGTCTGCAATAGAACACGGCTTGACTATGTACAGATGCATTCTACAGCAGACTCAAGACGTGACCAACAagctattttagtttttagcctcgttaatgatttttatacattaaaacCGCGGTGTTATTTTCGCTCAGCAATGTATActaaaaatatcttatattatctCCTACCACTGTAGATTCTTGTCAAATTAGTGAAGTGGTCCAGCTACATGTCCGGGAGGACCGTACTGTGTGTTGGTAGCACCACTGTGACCACTCAACGAGGCCCCCTCGTCGGAACTGCCTGATCCAAAGTCGGCGGACAGCTCTGCTCCGCCATGACCAGATGCGACGTTTATGGCGCTTCCTTCGATGCCAGATGCACCGCCAAGACCTCCAAGATCACCACCACTGATAGCACCATCACTGATTGAACCACCCCCAATTGCACCACCTCCGATAGCACCACCTCCGATAGCTCCGATACCAGCACCTCCAAAACCAGCACCACCACCAATACCAGCATCGGATTCCTTTTGGGTTTGGTACTTGATGAAGTAAACTTCTGGTTTTGACGGCTGAGTAGGGATTGGGGTTGGAATGACAATTTCGGGCTGTTGTTCGGGCTTCTTAACGAGGACGTACACGAGGGTCTTTTCTTCGTTTTGTGGTTGAACAGGTATAATAGGAGCAATAGGGGTTGGTGGAGTTGGGGCCTTGATGAAGATAATCTTGTAATGTTTTTGTGGAGGAGCAACTGGTGTTATGCGTGGCAGTCTTTGTTCTTGGGGTTCTGGTGGTGGAACATGAACGTAGATATGTTTTTGAACGAGAGGAGCACCGGAGTATCCACCAGCATAGTTGCCACCAAATCCAGAGTCACCACCGAATCCACCTCCAAGGCTGCCACCGAAACTTCCTGAACTAAAGCTTCCACTGCTTCCAGCGAAGGATAGTCCACTGCTTGAGTGACCACTTGAGGCACCACCGAAAGATAGGCCGCCTGAATGGCCACCAGCGGAAATTCCACTGATTCCAATGGATGGTGCTCCATAGCTACCCGATGGGACTGAATGTCTTACGGGAGCTGGGTAGCTGTAACCAACCGGTGGTTCTGGCCGGCCATAAGCCGTGGCCACAAAGGCAAAAATctgaaacaaaatttttttaaatatagtataTCATAACACATTCTATAATCAAACCTAACCAAGTTAAGATTTATTAAATGATTTCGCATATTTATATGTAAGAACAACAGAACATGTAATATAACAACAAGAGAgcaatttgatttgataatttaataCCGATAAAATGAGATAGACGACTGAGATAAGATTACGTAAGACCTGTTTGTAACAAGGCGATGTAGTAAAAAATTGAAATGGATCATATTGCGTaaaaatattaagattgtaATTAGTATTTCGGCAAGATTTGCAGTTATGCATTACGTTAAATACAAGTTAACGAAAGGAACTTTGTGCGATTCgagtaattttttgaatttctaCATTTAAAAGATTCGTTACTTTAGtcttttgttatgaaaatatgggacgagacgagcaggacgttcagctgatggtatacgccatgcccattacaatgcagtaccgcacaggattcttgaaaaacccaaaatttaagagtggcactataattgcgctagtcaccttgagacataagatgttaagtctcatttgtccagtaatttcacaagctatgTAATGTctattgaataatttaaaacaataagttACTAATATAACTAAAGTGAAGGCTGTTATTACAAATGATAAATTTCTAACAACCGTAGAGTTAACAGTATGTTTATCTTTGCACCAAGTGTACCATCTATAATTTACAGACCGAACATTATGTGACATCCAGTtcaacaatttttcaatttcactCAACACATCACATCACTTAGAATATCCTTAAATTCCTCAATATTTTCACCTAACCTGATCATAAATCGCAAATGgcaattataaaattgaattaagcAGTAATGAAAATGATCAAACACCACACTTACCACGAAAGCACGCATATTGTGCGTGGGTAAAACGATACAGTTATTAAGAGACTCTAAAACGACAAGTGGAAATATCTGTACTAAGAACAGCTCCGATTTTTGGAGATGTTCCTGGCTGTATGAGCTTGTGGTAACTGATGACATTCGCTACGGCGACCCGCTCTTAAATACCAATCTGCTCATCTCGTCAGAACACTCCATCCCTACGAACATTTCACTCGGTAAGTTGCAACTATCGTCATTCTTTAACATGTTCACAATCCTTTCTTTTCGATTAGGTCCGTGGCACGAGCTCATTCGATACGCAGCCTTAGCACCTTCCACTCGCCTTCTTGTTGCGGTTGGTGATGACATACAATACGGTCGACTTTACTACGAACACATTCTCTATTTCATTAAATGTATGTAATGTTCTAAATACAGTTTTGCCGCCGATAAAAATTAATCATGACCTTTACCTTCATATGTCCTATTAGTATAAGCTCTTGCAAAATAACATTCattagtattttaatacaaacatGAATGGATTTATTCACATATAACTATGATGTAAATTTAGATACGAAAGAATTATTTCCCATAAACACACTTTATACCGGAGTCTCTTGAATTACAACATCGAATATTTCAACATACATTCTAACTAGCCGAGTATCTACAAGTTCATCTAATGTTATCTTATATTGATTCTTATAAATCTTTCACACTTAgctaaaaataatagaaaaaatttgCGCATATTCTGAAAGTATAACATGAAACATATATTATGTCCGCTACGAacaaaagttatatatatacaacacaACACGATCTTTTATAGAGTCTGACACGGATACCCTCTTAGTACGCTCCTCTAATTTCAGGCGTGATTtacattttactttaaaaaaagaatcactGGAAATTtccctttttaataaaacacgaacttatttatgataaaactaCAGCCCATTCGCCTGCGTAATTTTGAGTTAATTTGGTacttaaatgaatttatgttgATATATTGATGCATTACAGAATTTTTTTcgttgattttgaataaaaactgcCCGATTTATTTGGAATAACTTGGGCTATCTGATAATTAAATTCCCATTAAAATTGGTCCAGTGGTATCAAAACTCATAAGGCACAAACAGtggcataatttttttatcatctattattttgttataagtcTCGTTATACCATACGTTTGATAAATTTTGCAATTGTATGCAAAACCAAAGTTATTTTCTTGTACAcatagtacagactatgcctagtttggggcaagataatttatgtaggtgtgtaaatgttattataaaaaaaacgatgggtaaagataatattatgacaaaCAATATTCCAACTGAAAAATACTTCAGTCCGATTTAGAGTAATTTTATGTGCAATCAAAAGAAAGACATTAATATAGTATTGATTCGCTGTTAGAAATGGTCCAGTGACAtagcataataaagttataaatagtagttaaaaaaaactaaaaaatacgctttttatagaaaaccaaactaaaaaatagagaagaaatttaaaattaacatcaattcctgccttacaTAGATGAtacatgaatattatataaaataacaaaaattttattttgcaaattgaaaaatggattaattttatcaaattaaaatattgtcgtcggtcctTCTTAAATCAACGAAGTTTGAACTAAATCTGTCTATTTAAAGTGGACCAAAATCGCTCCcaaatgagtcagttacaaacaaacatacatacaggtgaagctaataaaaagcatgtaaaaatACGCACGAACATGATTGCAAAACTTCAGTACAAAAGAAGTGTTCTACATTTGTATCCTAAATTATTACGGGAAGACATTGACAAAC encodes the following:
- the LOC126978559 gene encoding keratin, type I cytoskeletal 9-like → MSSVTTSSYSQEHLQKSELFLVQIFPLVVLESLNNCIVLPTHNMRAFVIFAFVATAYGRPEPPVGYSYPAPVRHSVPSGSYGAPSIGISGISAGGHSGGLSFGGASSGHSSSGLSFAGSSGSFSSGSFGGSLGGGFGGDSGFGGNYAGGYSGAPLVQKHIYVHVPPPEPQEQRLPRITPVAPPQKHYKIIFIKAPTPPTPIAPIIPVQPQNEEKTLVYVLVKKPEQQPEIVIPTPIPTQPSKPEVYFIKYQTQKESDAGIGGGAGFGGAGIGAIGGGAIGGGAIGGGSISDGAISGGDLGGLGGASGIEGSAINVASGHGGAELSADFGSGSSDEGASLSGHSGATNTQYGPPGHVAGPLH